A region of Arabidopsis thaliana chromosome 5, partial sequence DNA encodes the following proteins:
- a CDS encoding uncharacterized protein (unknown protein; Has 30201 Blast hits to 17322 proteins in 780 species: Archae - 12; Bacteria - 1396; Metazoa - 17338; Fungi - 3422; Plants - 5037; Viruses - 0; Other Eukaryotes - 2996 (source: NCBI BLink).), translating to MMKEVLRNSLLDKGGRHFHMGGSSRPLSPTSQKEKKRQPTAVQLAEAAPERCSMNIWHCPALKFSMLSSTRFMSTLNDVRNSFGSPLSLTWSSLGTVLVARWIFEHISKTAHLNSAISASLVSPKTLARDANLSSLIASCLLKMVVDALKCVGERYTAGLPCTLLCGSRLVGRRLLGDVCSLFSCIGGEVLMIIPNAVPLGVGGSKGGATTILISVSFFGLVWLVGRNPQAISLPGTPTVEGELQLADLVSLYKTAQIINGVAKMKI from the exons ATGATGAAGGAGGTGCTGAGGAATAGTCTTCTGGACAAGGGAGGTCGGCATTTTCATATGGGTGGGAGTTCGAGGCCTCTGAGTCCAACTTCtcagaaggagaagaagaggcagCCGACCGCGGTTCAATTAGCTGAGGCCGCTCCGGAGAGATGTTCGATGAATATTTGGCATTGCCCTGCTTTGAAGTTTTCGATGTTAAGTTCGACTCGATTTATGTCGACATTGAACGACGTCAGAAATTCTTTCGGGTCTCCTTTATCGTT GACGTGGTCGAGTTTGGGAACCGTGCTTGTAGCACGGTGGATCTTCGAGCACATCTCCAAGACTGCACACCTCAACTCGGCTATCTCTGCGTCCCTTGTATCGCCTAAGACGTTAGCGAG GGATGCGAACTTATCGTCGCTCATTGCATCTTGCCTGCTTAAAATGGTCGTGGATGCTCTAAAATGCGTTGGCGAACGGTACACGGCCGGGTTACCTTGCACGCTGCTGTGTGGTTCAAGGTTGGTCGGACGACGTCTGCTCGGCGATGTTTGTTCGTTGTTCTCCTGCATTGGCGGGGAAGTCTTGATGATTATCCCAAACGCGGTACCTTTGGGAGTTGGAGGTAGCAAAGGCGGCGCAACTACGATACTAATTAGTGTATCCTTCTT CGGGCTCGTCTGGCTAGTTGGAAGAAATCCTCAAGCTATCTCTCTACCTGGCACGCCAACTGTTGAGGGCGAACTTCAACTA GCGGATTTGGTCTCGTTGTACAAGACCGCCCAGATCATCAACGGTGTTgcgaaaatgaaaatataa